A segment of the Kazachstania africana CBS 2517 chromosome 2, complete genome genome:
AAACCAAATAAAAGGAAGAGAATCAAATTGTTAGCACCGAATTTGTAGACgtataattctttcaattgttgTAAATATTGGATCATGACTTTTCCGGATAATTTGGATTCACCTTCGGTTCTGACACCAAATGAGAATGGTACTTCGCCGATCTTTTCCccattatttggtaatgGTAATTTAGCTAGTAATTCCAAAGCGATTTTGAAACCTTCTTTGttaatatcatcttctttagCCTCGAGCAAGTATTTCTTTTGCAAACCGAAGAAACCACTCATTGGGTCAGAGGCCACGGTCAATGGTCTGGCCATCATTCTAGCGGTGGAAGAAATAACTCTTCTGTATAATGGCCAGTCCTTGTCAATACCGACACCTGGAGCATATCTAGTACCGATAACAAAAGGGTTTTCCCTCAAGGAGTCGAAAAGACGTGGTACACTTTCTGGAGGATGTTGTAAATCGGCATCCATACAGATGACATAATCACCTTGAGCGTCGTAGAAACCTCTTAAGACAGCGGACGAGAGACCACGTTCAGCGGTTCTGACGATAATCTTAACGTTGTAACCTTGCTTTTGAAGACTTTCCACTTCCTCTACTGATCCATCTTGAGAGTTATCGTCGACGAAGATCAATTCTGTTGACTTGGACCCTTCGTTGCCCAATGCAGCAAATAATCTAGTGGTTAATGGTttgatattcaatttttccttGTAAGCAGGAACAATAACGGATTGGGTGACAGACATAGCTTGGATGGAGGCGATAGATTCTGGATGAGACTCTTAACACTTGACCGGAACGATACTACGTGTTTCTAATTTCGGAATTTCCTTCTGTAATTTATAaggtatatatatagtgGTCGTTGTTTACACGTCAAAGGCTTTTTCCTCGatttttgcaaaaaaaatagcaatCATCGTGATAAATTACAGTGAGACATTGATATATAAGATGATTTGGGTTTTATTGTTATATATGGGGATGCTGGGAATATATGGGTCCGTATTTACTGTTGTTGGTCCTCACCTATATATAGTACGTTGTTACATCTGATGAAAATGTCGCCGATCGTGCCCTTGGACTTGTTGCTGACAAATTCTTCAGCTTCTGATAGTTGTATATTGAAGTAGTTATCGGTAGATACGAGCGTGCCCCTGTATTTTGTgttattgaatttcaatgtaACGacaattttcttgtttaCTAGGTCCCTGAGGAATGGTTTAGGATTTATTGGTGCGAACTGCGAATCATGTGTTAGTAAAAGAATAAAGCAAAGATGTGACGATTCATTCAATGACCAGGCGGTGCTGGGCTAACATACTTCTGACATGGTAGAGTGGTGGAGGCTGAATATGTGTTCTGGATATGTTGTCTCAGTTGGTGAAAATATAATGCTTATATtatgtttattttttttttcgctTTCCAATATATCAATCGATGAGCTATATAAACATGTGCATACGGTTACATATGATAGAATGCATGGACGCTTATATTTGTGTTAGCTTTAGATCGTAATTTGGCACGCCATCATCGTATTCGAATCTTAACATTCCCCATACAAGGTCCGTGATTATTGATCCAAGGGCCAAATTGTAAACTAACGAGATAGCGtagaaaaaattactaTTTCCTGAACCTAATTCGATCCATAAGTAGTAGAAAATTGGGGATAAGATGATGGAATGGATTAGTAGAAGGATGGAGATTATAAAGTAGTTCCCATAGTTCGATAAAGGTAGGAAATATAGGACGCAAGTGATCCAAAAACCAGTATCGCCCATTACAGGGTAAGGTTTAGTCAAATTCATCCAACCTAGACATAAGATGAATGCGTAAGTCTTGAAATGATCGAAACTTGTGGAAGTGAAACGCAACGTGATGGGGACGATAAAGGAGGCAAGGAATAAATTGAAGACAGATTTGTAAAAAGGTACGAACTCCATGAACATctcaatgaagaaatacCACCACAGACCCAAATTTGGATAATTCTTCTcgaaatttaaatttattgtgTATGTACCATTAATAAAATTCCAATTATTGCCATTTAATTTAAAACTGATGATCATTAGGACCTGTAAGTTGATCAAAGTAATGAGGACGAATTTGACCTTGTTCTTCGATgctttgaagaaagttaGAATTGGAATGATGAGCAATGTAGGATATAATGACAGATACGACGCCAAACTTAGCATTATAGAGCAACCTATGATGTTGTGATGTAAAGCTAGTAACAATGTACTGAGTAATGTAGCATTAGAAAAGATAATTGTAGACTTGCTAATAAAActtaaaattgaaattggatTGATACAATACATGAGACTTGGTACCCATACAGGTAATTGTTCCTTTAATTTGGGTACTTTCTCTAATAAAATTCTTGTCAAGAAGTAAAATTGTATAGTAATCAAACACTCCACAATGAAGTATAGAGTAGTATCACattgaaacaaattgaCGAGTTTTAATAGGAGGATTGGATGATGTACTACACCGCCATTGTACACGTTTTTCCATTGTAAACTATTCAATAAGAATAGaccttctttcaatgagCGATAAGATGTTATTGGTGTCGAGAATTCCACAGAATGGTCTATAGCAGTGGTCAAAGATGGGAACCAGTACATCGGCAGGAGCCTAGACACTACTGTAAGTGCTATGAGCGATGTTAAATGCAGGATCAAGCTCATGGTTAACGCTATATTTTCTTGCCATGTAAGTAATGAATACAAACAGTCTAAAATTTTCCCACTgttaaatgaaaagaataatgTCATTACGCGGATGACTATAGAGGCTAGACACGTACGAGATAGAAGCCTGcatatacatatatgtCAAGCCTACGATGGACTGGCGGCACTTTGGCTGAGAGCCAGCGTTcttcaagaagaattgattaCTAGGAGTCTTTCTACTCTCTTCAAGCCTACTTTTATCGCtgattttatatattacaATGTCAATTGAACATATTATCTAGTCTTCAGGTTACCTCAAGCCTCCCTCGAGCAGATGATATCTACTTGCTCAGGTTACGGTTCTTGACACTCGAACTTTCCTAAGAAACCACTCAAATAGGACTAAACAGACAGGTTACGTCCAGGAACCATAAATATATGGGACGTCAAAACATTACTCAGACATTAGCCGATGGCTAGTTTTCATTCGGTAGACAGTACAATGCACTGAAGTGTTACTAGCTTGCATTCCTACGTTTTCGACCAAATTACGCTCAAAATTCTCGATTTTTTCTGTTCCAAGACCGCCAGCCCAGTTCATTCAGACATGACACTATTCCCTTGCATCGTCTTCCCTTCAATTGCTTCTAATCTCCCACTCTTTTACCAATCACCatacaatatatatatttgttcGAAATACCACGGtggcaaaattttttggctGTAGCGGATTAACgatttgattgaaaaaaaaaaataacaaaagCTCGAAATTACAAGAGATCTTTGAATATCAGAAGACAAAGACTACATCGTTAGAAGCCTTCAATTCAGTATCTGCACGATGGATTTCGAAACtaatgaagatattaaCGGGATTCGTTTTTCTTGGAACGTTTTCCCATCCACCAGAACCGACGCTAATAAAAATGTCGTTCCTATTGGTTGTTTATACACTCCATTGAAGGAAATGGATGAAGATAACGTCAATGTTGCGCAGTATAATCCTGTTATTTGTGCAGGACCACAATGTAAATCGATTTTGAATCCATACTGTGCGATCGATCCAAGATCAAACTCTTGGACATGTCCAGTTTGTAACTCCAGAAATCATTTACCAACGCAATATGCAAACATGACTCAGGAAAACATGCCTTTGGAATTACAACATACTACCATCGAATATATCACAAACAAGCCAGTTCAGATCCCAcctattttcttcttcgttaTTGATATCACTGctgaacaagaaaatttggattcATTAAAGGAATCAATTATCACCTCTTTATCTCTCTTACCACCAAACGCCCTAATTGGTTTGATTACTTATGGTAACGTCGTTCAATTGCATGACTTATCTAGTGAAACTATTGACAGATGTAACGTCTTCAGGGGTGACAGAGACTATCAACTGGatcaattgattgaaatGTTGACTGGTCAAAAATCGAATACTATGACAAACCAAATGCCAAATATGAAGATTTCACCAATGTCATTAAACAGATTTTTCTTGCCTTTAGAGACTATCGAATTTAAATTGACccaaattcttgaaaatttaacTCCAGATCAATGGTCAATTCCAGCTGGTCATAGACCAATTAGAGCCACTGGTTCCGCCGTCAACATTGCTTCCCTCATCTTACAAGGTTGTTATAAGAATGTTGCTACTAGAATCATTTTGTTTGCCAGTGGTCCAGGTACAATTGCACCTGGTTTAATTGTGAACtctgaattgaaagatcCATTGAGATCACATCACGATATTGATTCAGATCGTGCTGTTCATTACAAGAAAGCCAAAAAATACTATAGCCAAATTGCTCAAAGGATAGCTGATAATGGCCATACTATGGATATCTTTGCCGGTTGTTACGATCAAATCGGTATGtcagaaatgaaaaatttgaccGATCTAACTGGTGGTGTTATGCTTTTAACTGATGCATTCTCCACCGCTATTTTCAAGCAATCCTACTTGAGACTTTTCGCAAAGGATGAAGAAGGTTACTTAAAGATGGCTTTCAACGGTATCATGACCGTCAAGACAAGTAAAGACTTAAAAGTCCAAGGTTTAATTGGGCACGCGTCCCCACTAAAGAAAACTGATGCAAACAATATAAGTGATTCTGAAATCGGTGTAGGTGGTACTTCCACTTGGAAAATGTCCTCCATTTCTCCATCTCATAGTTATGCAgtattctttgaaatttcgaATACAGTTGCTGGTAATTCTGCTGCACAatcaatgatgatgaacGATAAACCAAGGCTTGCTTACACGCAATTTATCACAAACTATCAACATTCTTCCGGTACAAATCGTGTAAGAGTCACTACAGTGGCCAACCAATTGATGCCATTTGGTAATCCAGCAATTGCAGCATCCTTCGATCAAGAAGCCGCTGCCGTTTTAATGGCTAGAATTGCCGTTTTCAAAGCAGAAGCCGATGATGGCGCAGATGTTATCAGATGGATCGATAGAACTTTAATCAAACTATGCCAGAAATATGCCGATTACAATAAAGATGATCCATCATCATTTAGATTGGCACCAAATTTCTCCTTATATCCACAATTCACATATTATTTGAGAAGATCTCAATTTTTAAGTGTTTTCAACAACTCACCAGATGAAACAGCATTTTACAGGCATATTTTTACCAGAGAAGATACCacaaattcattgattatGATTCAACCAACCTTGACTTCTTTCTCAATGGAAGATGAACCACAACCTGTTCTATTAGATTCGATCTCTGTTAAACCAAATAcgatattattattagatactttcttctatattttgatttatcacGGTGAACAAATTGCTCAATGGAGAAAAGCGGGTTACCAAGATGATCTAAACTATGTTGACTTCAGGAATTTATTGGAAGAACCAAAACTAGAAGCTGCAGAATTATTAGTTGATAGATTCCCATTGCCAAGATTCATTGACACAGAAGCTGGTGGATCTCAAGCGAGATTCTTATTATCTAAATTAAACCCATCTGATAATTACCAAGATATGACACGCGGCGGCTCCACCATTGTGTTAACTGATGATGTTTCTTTGCAAAACTTCATGGCCCATTTGCAACAGGTTGCTGTAAGTGGACAAACGTaaatcaagaagaagaagaggaagaaaacCCTTCGTTGGAGGAAAATATTCTGTTAGGTATATAACATTAGTATATATTATGTATATAACCCCGAAGGCGAGATTATGAAAAGATGTTTATTACAATTCGAAAATAGGCATGTCTAATGTTATACCATCGAAGACGATGAAGTTATTTAGAGGTGACGATCTCTTACCAAGTATATTAACCACATCTTGAGCGATTGCACCTCCAATTATTGCAGAAACAGGTGAAAATTCTAGTCCGATTTGATTATAAAATTGTTCCAAGTAGTCACCTGATAATGACTTGGGATTAATTGTCAGGCGATCACACATCTTGATTGTCTCATTCTTAAATTCATCTAGATTACTGCAGTTCTGACTCAATAAAGTTAATGTCATGGGCAGGACGTTGGAGACCCTTTTCAGTTGTCTCtttgttaattttttctctagTGTGGGGCTGAGAAGCATTTCTCCAAAATGTTTGTATGTATTTCTCGTTGTAATCTTCTCGAATACTTTCTCGGgatcttcatcatcttgaCGTGTCTCCACGTGCACGATTTCCCTATGAGTGGAGATATATCCAGTCTCGGTAGCTTTGATGCTTTTAAGTTTTTCATCCTCCGACTTGAACTCGATCAAGTCAACGAAGATGTATGAAAAGAGACCGTTTGAGCCTGATAAATATAATGggatattgaattttcttgtaatttgattgattttaAGCATCTGTTCACGATTTAACTCAGTAGCGATgattaaatcaaaatttttaaagaaatcttcattaattGAATCGACAGATTCGATATCAAATTGTAATTCTACTCTTGGGTTCAAGTCCATTATCCGTTCCCTAACAGCATCAATCTTGTACTTTCCCACGTCTTCACAGCTCAAAAAGAACTGAGATCCCAAGTCCTCCTCACTGACCTTCGAAGCATCCATTATATGGAAGTGGCCAATCCCACTCAGCACGATATTTTTCGTAATTTCTGTCCCAATGGATCCAATATTAATCAATAGCACTTTCGCAGACCTCATATTGGTTTGCGCAGCAAGACCCCAGAGTCTAATTTGTCTGTCGTACAATGCAATTTCATCTTCCGTCAATTTGCCTTCACTGCTGCTCATCTTATCTTCAGGTGTAAAAAGCTATTCGATATAGGCTGATTACAATTAGTGTTAATATTCCTatagaatatttttttctaatattaagtattttttaataacaTATTggtattgaaagaaagaaaaagcaaACTTATATCTCAGATTTTGTTACAAGAAACCTCCAGAAGAGCAtctatttcaatattttgcaaTGGATTTACTGAAGATTTTGGATACAAAACCTATTCCCACGATAGTAGACTCACAATCGCTAGGTGTTAGTGGTGATGTTTCTGGTGATTACTGGTTACCTACGACAATGTGTCTGTACCAGAAGAAGTTGACTGATGAGATTATTTCATTACATTATTCAGATATCCTGAAATATTTCGAGACAGATGATTACAAAGAAGATGTAATTTTGGGCTCCATGAGAACGATGTGCCTGAACAGTGAGTATGTTGCGACACATCCGTATTTGTTAATCGAGCATCATATGCCCAAAACTTTGACTACTCGAGATATACCGATAAATCTGGCAGATACAAGTGGTAAATTTACTGTTTTAAGGGATTTGATGACTTTAGTCCAGGAATATGAGACTAATACTGCTTTGGTGTGTAGGCCTGGGCGCACCATGGATTTATTGGAAGCATTGCTTCTAGGTAACAAAGTTAATATAAAGAGATATGATGGGCGAACGGTTAAGTCACAGGCAAAACAGAAAAAGACCAAAGCTAAGCAGTCATGCACGGTGCATTTATTCCCTTCACAAGATTTAGATTTGCAGAAATTTCCCATAAATGAAAAGCATCATTTCGATATGTTGATTGCCGTTGATCCTACAGTGGATACAAATGTTGATTTTATCCAAGAAATACTGACATTTTCAAGAGATCAGAGCCgcaatgaaaataaagcaCCAATTGTCAGATTAGTAACTATCAATTCCATTGATCATTGTGATCTATATTTTAGCAAAAAGTTCAATAAAGGTAGTAAAGATTTCTTGGAAAGTACTACGGCAGCTGTTGTAGTCCTAAGAGACAGTGTCGGTACATTACCGCCAGATCTAAGACCAATTTATTCACAGCAATTGCATTACTTGACAGAATGGTTAGAAGATCCAAGTCTACCTTGGCCGCTGCCGGATATCTATCCCTTGAAAAGATATAATTCTATGGATGTTGAAAGATCTCTATTGAATGAAGTTAACTTTAATGAAGCTGATGACTTAGAGACGGCTTTTGCCAACAATTCCAAAAAACGTCATAGACATCCGGATGAAACGACCGAtgttaataaaaaagatggGCCTACAAAATCTTTTTACGAATTgaagagattgaaaaatgattaTTTGGCTAATCCAATCAATCAAGGAATGGCAAATTTGGCGGGCATAGTGACGGGTAACGTCAAAGATTCTATAAATTACCACCTATCGAGCAATATACTGACACATAAGctaattcaaattatggGTCAAGTTTATGTTGATATAAACAGAGAAACTCAAGAACTAGATGATTATTCCACCTTAAATGGTCTTGAGAATGACCACGTTTCTTTCTACCAACAGGAGAAAGAAACCATGAGCAAAAAATTGCAGACTCGTATGGatgaaataaatgaaaGTAATGAAAAGTCCATTTCTATGGAGTTTACgaacaaagaaaagtttgaacttatagaaaaaattgaaattgagaTTGAAGGGCTATTAAAGAAGGTCGAAGCAAAAGATACTGGGCTGAAAAACTTATTCATTTCTGTAGGGGATCTGaaggatgaaattgataaagaaacCAGACAAAATGAATCCAAACTAACTGAAAAGGAATACatggaaaaagaaattgaaagagcACAAACTGCTACTAATGAACTTGAAGTCGAAATGGAAAAAGTTCTCAAAGACTTTGAAAATGTACAAAATGAACTAAGAGAGATAAAGTTAAACCAAGagttgaaaaaagatggaGCTATAGAGCGAATTGAGAATTTAAAACGGGCCATAGTTGAAGAGAAATTAGTATATGATGATTTGGAATCAAAACTCAACTCATTAGTGGGgaaattgaagaacttTCCACCACCAAGGATACGGGTCACCACAAATACGACTCGTAGGAGGAAATAGAATCCAAATATGATCTTATGATAaacaatatatttttatatagtGAACCTATGGATGCCATAATTTTACTGACCTATCCCAACCCCCACTGATAAGTGCTTTTGCATTATTTGTCATATCGACACTTAATATGTTATGAGAGTGACCCTCCAGAGTTTTCACTTTTAACCAGTTATCACTACtataaatattaatttttttatcgTAACTGCATGAAACAAGGCATTTACTGTCTTGCTTTGCGAAACGCAGGTCACTGATGATATTGTTATGTGCAAGAATGGTGTTCACCAGATTAGTTTTCCTTATATCCCAAATATTAATGAGTCCATCACCACCTCCGGTCGCAACGTTGTATCCATTACATGACCAATCAACACAATATA
Coding sequences within it:
- the DPM1 gene encoding dolichyl-phosphate beta-D-mannosyltransferase (similar to Saccharomyces cerevisiae DPM1 (YPR183W); ancestral locus Anc_7.540); this encodes MSVTQSVIVPAYKEKLNIKPLTTRLFAALGNEGSKSTELIFVDDNSQDGSVEEVESLQKQGYNVKIIVRTAERGLSSAVLRGFYDAQGDYVICMDADLQHPPESVPRLFDSLRENPFVIGTRYAPGVGIDKDWPLYRRVISSTARMMARPLTVASDPMSGFFGLQKKYLLEAKEDDINKEGFKIALELLAKLPLPNNGEKIGEVPFSFGVRTEGESKLSGKVMIQYLQQLKELYVYKFGANNLILFLLFGFVLVTYVAHQFYSLVF
- the SMX3 gene encoding mRNA splicing protein SMX3 (similar to Saccharomyces cerevisiae SMX3 (YPR182W); ancestral locus Anc_7.539), with the protein product MSEFAPINPKPFLRDLVNKKIVVTLKFNNTKYRGTLVSTDNYFNIQLSEAEEFVSNKSKGTIGDIFIRCNNVLYIGEDQQQ
- the GAB1 gene encoding GPI-anchor transamidase subunit GAB1 (similar to Saccharomyces cerevisiae GAB1 (YLR459W); ancestral locus Anc_7.538) codes for the protein MSLILHLTSLIALTVVSRLLPMYWFPSLTTAIDHSVEFSTPITSYRSLKEGLFLLNSLQWKNVYNGGVVHHPILLLKLVNLFQCDTTLYFIVECLITIQFYFLTRILLEKVPKLKEQLPVWVPSLMYCINPISILSFISKSTIIFSNATLLSTLLLALHHNIIGCSIMLSLASYLSLYPTLLIIPILTFFKASKNKVKFVLITLINLQVLMIISFKLNGNNWNFINGTYTINLNFEKNYPNLGLWWYFFIEMFMEFVPFYKSVFNLFLASFIVPITLRFTSTSFDHFKTYAFILCLGWMNLTKPYPVMGDTGFWITCVLYFLPLSNYGNYFIISILLLIHSIILSPIFYYLWIELGSGNSNFFYAISLVYNLALGSIITDLVWGMLRFEYDDGVPNYDLKLTQI
- the SEC23 gene encoding GTPase-activating protein SEC23 (similar to Saccharomyces cerevisiae SEC23 (YPR181C); ancestral locus Anc_7.537), yielding MDFETNEDINGIRFSWNVFPSTRTDANKNVVPIGCLYTPLKEMDEDNVNVAQYNPVICAGPQCKSILNPYCAIDPRSNSWTCPVCNSRNHLPTQYANMTQENMPLELQHTTIEYITNKPVQIPPIFFFVIDITAEQENLDSLKESIITSLSLLPPNALIGLITYGNVVQLHDLSSETIDRCNVFRGDRDYQLDQLIEMLTGQKSNTMTNQMPNMKISPMSLNRFFLPLETIEFKLTQILENLTPDQWSIPAGHRPIRATGSAVNIASLILQGCYKNVATRIILFASGPGTIAPGLIVNSELKDPLRSHHDIDSDRAVHYKKAKKYYSQIAQRIADNGHTMDIFAGCYDQIGMSEMKNLTDLTGGVMLLTDAFSTAIFKQSYLRLFAKDEEGYLKMAFNGIMTVKTSKDLKVQGLIGHASPLKKTDANNISDSEIGVGGTSTWKMSSISPSHSYAVFFEISNTVAGNSAAQSMMMNDKPRLAYTQFITNYQHSSGTNRVRVTTVANQLMPFGNPAIAASFDQEAAAVLMARIAVFKAEADDGADVIRWIDRTLIKLCQKYADYNKDDPSSFRLAPNFSLYPQFTYYLRRSQFLSVFNNSPDETAFYRHIFTREDTTNSLIMIQPTLTSFSMEDEPQPVLLDSISVKPNTILLLDTFFYILIYHGEQIAQWRKAGYQDDLNYVDFRNLLEEPKLEAAELLVDRFPLPRFIDTEAGGSQARFLLSKLNPSDNYQDMTRGGSTIVLTDDVSLQNFMAHLQQVAVSGQT
- the AOS1 gene encoding E1 ubiquitin-activating protein AOS1 (similar to Saccharomyces cerevisiae AOS1 (YPR180W); ancestral locus Anc_7.536) yields the protein MSSSEGKLTEDEIALYDRQIRLWGLAAQTNMRSAKVLLINIGSIGTEITKNIVLSGIGHFHIMDASKVSEEDLGSQFFLSCEDVGKYKIDAVRERIMDLNPRVELQFDIESVDSINEDFFKNFDLIIATELNREQMLKINQITRKFNIPLYLSGSNGLFSYIFVDLIEFKSEDEKLKSIKATETGYISTHREIVHVETRQDDEDPEKVFEKITTRNTYKHFGEMLLSPTLEKKLTKRQLKRVSNVLPMTLTLLSQNCSNLDEFKNETIKMCDRLTINPKSLSGDYLEQFYNQIGLEFSPVSAIIGGAIAQDVVNILGKRSSPLNNFIVFDGITLDMPIFEL
- the HDA3 gene encoding Hda3p (similar to Saccharomyces cerevisiae HDA3 (YPR179C); ancestral locus Anc_7.535) encodes the protein MDLLKILDTKPIPTIVDSQSLGVSGDVSGDYWLPTTMCLYQKKLTDEIISLHYSDILKYFETDDYKEDVILGSMRTMCLNSEYVATHPYLLIEHHMPKTLTTRDIPINLADTSGKFTVLRDLMTLVQEYETNTALVCRPGRTMDLLEALLLGNKVNIKRYDGRTVKSQAKQKKTKAKQSCTVHLFPSQDLDLQKFPINEKHHFDMLIAVDPTVDTNVDFIQEILTFSRDQSRNENKAPIVRLVTINSIDHCDLYFSKKFNKGSKDFLESTTAAVVVLRDSVGTLPPDLRPIYSQQLHYLTEWLEDPSLPWPLPDIYPLKRYNSMDVERSLLNEVNFNEADDLETAFANNSKKRHRHPDETTDVNKKDGPTKSFYELKRLKNDYLANPINQGMANLAGIVTGNVKDSINYHLSSNILTHKLIQIMGQVYVDINRETQELDDYSTLNGLENDHVSFYQQEKETMSKKLQTRMDEINESNEKSISMEFTNKEKFELIEKIEIEIEGLLKKVEAKDTGLKNLFISVGDLKDEIDKETRQNESKLTEKEYMEKEIERAQTATNELEVEMEKVLKDFENVQNELREIKLNQELKKDGAIERIENLKRAIVEEKLVYDDLESKLNSLVGKLKNFPPPRIRVTTNTTRRRK